The following coding sequences lie in one Homalodisca vitripennis isolate AUS2020 chromosome X, UT_GWSS_2.1, whole genome shotgun sequence genomic window:
- the LOC124368696 gene encoding dual specificity tyrosine-phosphorylation-regulated kinase 2-like → MNSIINALHHPTPQDIEMALSRTRSLMNNINGASTSVPTEAYLPQVQENSNHLPPLKTGQTLDDAALNSHNTQNKSAKQSSVSNISATVSIPNQILPTVISQGDLLFGTHSPNQTKNGSSKPKAMVATPDQVVKLYFNKLTPYEVHEIFTYQEIYFIGANAKKRPGNACAPFNCGFDNEQGSYIHIPHDHVGYRYEVLKVIGKGSFGQVVKAYDHKFHEHVALKMVRNEKRFHRQAQEEIRILDHLRKQDKDNTMNIIHMYHSFTFRSHMCITFELLSINLYELIKKNKFQGFSLTLVRKFSHSLLQCLNALHRNKIIHCDMKPENVLLKQQGRSGIKVIDFGSSCYENQRVYTYIQSRFYRAPEVILGARYGMPIDMWSLGCILAELLTGFPLLPGEDEADQLACIIELLGMPPQKLIDNCKRAKHFISSKGYPRYCSAITMPDGKTVLNGGLSRRGKHRGPPGSKALSTALKGCDDPLFLDFVSRCLEWDPEQRMTPSAALRHGWLRRRLPRPPASDSASLGLRTPVPRNTLTNTLNKTRAVLSDDRANTIHSRHSQSYSSGKFPQLSANALPPT, encoded by the exons ATGAATTCAATCATAAATGCTCTACATCATCCTACACCTCAGGATATCGAGATGGCTTTATCCCGCACTCGTtctttaatgaataatattaatggtGCATCAACAAGTGTTCCAACTGAAGCATATCTTCCCCAAGTCCAAGAAAATAGTAATCATTTGCCTCCTTTGAAAACTGGACAAACTCTTGATGATGCTGCACTCAACAGTCATAACACACAAAACAAATCTGCCAAACAATCAAGTGTTAGTAATATAAGCGCTACTGTTAGCATACCAAATCAAATATTACCTACAGTTATATCCCAAGGAGATCTGCTCTTTGGTACTCATAGCCCTAATCAAACAAAGAATGGGTCCTCCAAACCCAAGGCTATGGTGGCTACCCCTGACCAAGTTGTCAAGCTCTATTTCAACAAACTTACTCCTTACGAAGTTCATGAGATTTTCACTtaccaagaaatatattttattggtgcAAATGCAAAGAAAAGGCCTGGCAATGCATGTGCCCCTTTCAACTGCGGCTTTGACAATGAACAAGGCTCTTATATTCACATACCGCACGATCATGTTGGTTATAGGTATGAAGTCCTTAAGGTAATAGGAAAAGGCAGCTTCGGACAAGTAGTTAAAGCTTATGACCACAAATTTCATGAACACGTTGCTTTGAAAATGGTGCGAAATGAGAAAAGGTTTCACCGCCAAGCACAAGAGGAAATTAGAATACTGGATCATCTCAGGAAACAAGACAAAGATAACACGATGAATATAATTCATATGTATCACAGTTTTACTTTCCGTAGTCATATGTGTATAACATTTGAACTTCTATCAATAAATCTATATGAActgataaaaaagaataaatttcaaGGTTTCAGCCTGACTTTAGTGCGGAAATTTTCACATTCTCTTTTACAGTGTTTAAATGCGTTACATAGgaacaaaattatacattgtgACATGAAACCGGAAAACGTTCTTCTTAAGCAGCAAGGAAGAAGTGGTATCAAG GTGATTGACTTTGGATCGAGTTGTTACGAAAATCAACGAGTGTACACCTACATACAGTCCCGCTTCTACCGGGCCCCTGAAGTGATTCTTGGCGCACGCTATGGGATGCCCATAGACATGTGGAGTCTGGGCTGTATACTAGCAGAACTGCTCACGGGATTCCCGCTGCTCCCAGGAGAGGATGAAGCAGATCAGCTCGCATGCATCATTGAACTGCTTGGGATGCCTCCTCAGAAGTTGATTGACAACTGTAAGAGGGCCAAACACTTCATAAGCTCCAAAG GTTACCCTCGGTATTGTTCAGCTATAACCATGCCCGACGGCAAGACAGTGCTGAACGGAGGGTTATCAAGAAGAGGGAAGCATCGAGGCCCCCCAGGCTCCAAAGCCTTGTCGACTGCACTCAAGGGGTGTGATGACCCTCTCTTCCTGGACTTTGTCAGCAGATGTCTGGAGTGGGACCCAGAGCAACGTATGACTCCCAGCGCGGCATTGCGCCACGGTTGGCTGCGTAGGCGACTGCCTCGCCCACCGGCCAGCGATTCTGCCTCTCTAGGCTTGCGCACCCCCGTGCCACGTAACACTCTCACCAACACCTTGAACAAGACGCGGGCCGTGCTGTCCGACGACAGAGCCAATACGATACATTCCCGGCACTCCCAGTCATACTCCTCGGGAAAGTTCCCCCAGCTCTCTGCCAATGCCTTACCACCGACATAG